A stretch of the Methanosarcinales archaeon genome encodes the following:
- the modA gene encoding molybdate ABC transporter substrate-binding protein: protein MKYLINVFGAVALILVAILLILTAAPTLTSTQPDTITISAAASLTDAFKDIAADFEKSNPGVNVELNLAGSGSLRLQIEAGAPIDVFASASQKNMDILAGNGLIINNSRHDFAGNSLVVVTQKNRNLNTIDDLLDENVERIAIGNPDTAPVGRYARQSLMEAGLWDSVVDKVIFAENVKQVLIYVERGEVDAGFVYLTDVDGAQPDIIEVVYSVPVSIPIRYPIAVVSSSSNKAAAEEFNNFVTGENGRRILKNYGFWLSDQDVV from the coding sequence ATGAAATACTTGATAAATGTTTTTGGTGCCGTAGCGCTCATATTAGTAGCCATTTTATTAATATTGACGGCTGCACCAACACTCACATCCACACAACCGGATACAATAACCATATCGGCAGCTGCAAGTCTGACCGATGCATTCAAAGATATCGCAGCAGACTTTGAGAAAAGCAATCCGGGAGTGAATGTTGAACTGAACCTGGCAGGTTCGGGCTCCCTGAGATTACAGATTGAAGCCGGTGCGCCTATTGATGTTTTTGCATCTGCATCCCAGAAAAATATGGACATTCTTGCCGGAAATGGATTAATTATCAATAATTCAAGACATGATTTTGCAGGGAATTCACTCGTTGTGGTAACTCAGAAAAATCGGAATCTCAATACTATCGATGACCTTCTGGACGAAAATGTGGAACGAATCGCAATTGGTAATCCTGACACAGCCCCTGTTGGCAGATATGCCAGACAATCCTTAATGGAGGCTGGTCTTTGGGATAGTGTGGTGGATAAGGTGATCTTTGCTGAAAATGTTAAGCAGGTGCTTATCTATGTGGAGCGTGGGGAAGTGGATGCCGGATTTGTGTATCTGACCGATGTGGATGGGGCACAACCTGACATTATTGAGGTTGTATATTCAGTGCCGGTCAGTATTCCAATCAGGTATCCCATAGCAGTTGTAAGTTCATCTTCGAATAAAGCTGCAGCAGAAGAGTTCAATAATTTCGTCACAGGAGAGAACGGACGCAGGATATTGAAAAACTACGGATTCTGGTTGTCTGATCAAGATGTGGTCTGA
- the modB gene encoding molybdate ABC transporter permease subunit produces MLESAWFPLALTLKVSIISTVIVSVLGVFISYVMARKDFTGKWLVDVLTTLPLVLPPAVTGYLLVILLGKNGIIGMYIFDMTGISILFTWQAAVIAAFIVSLPLMVKTATPAIEAVDRNLEYAAYTMGRSEFETAFLITLPLARKGILAGCVLSFARAVGEFGATLMVAGNIPGKTNTMSLSIYGAYQAGDNELADLLVIILIIMSLLTIAAAGRLVKCQAGQG; encoded by the coding sequence ATGCTGGAATCTGCATGGTTCCCACTTGCACTGACATTAAAAGTGTCAATAATATCTACTGTGATAGTATCGGTTCTGGGTGTTTTCATATCCTATGTAATGGCAAGGAAAGATTTTACAGGTAAGTGGCTGGTGGATGTGCTTACTACGCTTCCCCTTGTACTTCCTCCGGCGGTTACAGGTTATTTGCTGGTCATATTGCTTGGAAAAAATGGTATCATAGGGATGTATATTTTTGACATGACCGGGATAAGTATACTCTTTACCTGGCAGGCTGCTGTTATTGCAGCTTTTATCGTTTCTCTCCCGTTAATGGTAAAGACTGCAACGCCCGCTATTGAAGCTGTTGACCGAAACCTTGAATATGCGGCTTATACCATGGGACGAAGTGAGTTCGAGACCGCTTTTTTGATAACCCTGCCCCTTGCCAGGAAAGGTATCCTTGCTGGTTGTGTGTTAAGTTTTGCAAGGGCTGTTGGTGAATTCGGAGCAACACTCATGGTAGCAGGGAATATTCCCGGAAAGACGAACACCATGTCGTTATCCATCTATGGAGCCTACCAGGCCGGTGATAATGAACTTGCTGACCTGTTGGTTATCATCTTAATTATCATGTCCCTTTTAACGATCGCTGCTGCTGGCAGGCTTGTTAAATGTCAGGCAGGACAGGGCTAG